DNA from Bacillus sp. Marseille-P3661:
CCACCTGAATACTCTAGAGAAAGACCGTTATGTTGAAACGATCTTAGTTAGACAACCGATGGGACGGCCTTTAAATATATATAAGTTAACTGCTGCCGGTGAGGAATTATTTCCACGAAATTATAAATCAGTAGCGCTAGATTTCATTGATGATATTAATGAAATTGGCGGAAAAGCTGTTGTAGATCAGCTATTCAATCGAAGAAAAGAACGAATGAAAGACCGCTATCTAGATCGATTAGAAGATCTTTCTTTCGATGAAAAGGTTAGAGAATTGGCACAGATTCAAAATGAAAATGGCTATATGACTAAGTTAGTAAAAGATGAGGACGGGAATTACCAATTGTATGGATATAATTGCCCAATCCATCAAGTGGCCAATAAATATAGCTCACCATGTAAAGCCGAGTTAACCTTATTCAAAGAAGTTTTAGAAACAGAAAATATTAAACAGCAGTCATGCATAAGTAATGGTGATAACTGTTGTAATTATGTTATAAAAAAGTAAATGATATATCGACGCTTCCGGAATGGAGGCGTTTTTAATTTATAAATTTGCTTGGTTCATGGGCAATCAGTACAATAAACTGTAGTTTAATTGTATGCGAAGTGCTGAGATATGGATATAGGTAGGAGTTCTGGTATAACATTAAACGAGTTTTTTACCTGAAACAGTTCGTTGATCAGTTTAATTACATAGTTCTTATTCGTTCCCATAAGTGCGAGAAAAGCAAAGAGAACGAAAAGCTGCTAATCGTTCCCGTAAGTGCGAGAAAAGCAAAGAGATGGTAACGAATACCCGCTATTCGTTCCCGTAAGTGCGAGAAAAGCAAAGAGCCGGTAACGAATAGCTGTTAATCGTTCCCATAAGCACAAGAAAAGCAAAGAGAAGGTAACGAATAGCAGCTAATCGTTCCCATAAGCACAAGAAAAGCAAAGAGCCGGTAACGAATAGCTGTTAATCGTTCCCATAAGTGCGAGAAAAGCAAAGAGAAGGTAACGATTAGCCGCTAATCGTTCCCATAAGTGGAAAAAAAGAAAAGAGCCGGTAACGATTAGCCGCTAATCGTTCCCATAAGTGGAAAAAAAGAAAAGAGCCGGTAACGAATAACCGCTAATCGTTCCCGTAAGTACAAAAAAAGCAAAGAGAAGGTAACGAATACCAGCTAATCGTTCCTTTAAGTACAAAAAAAAGCAAAGAGCCGGTAACGAATAACCGCTAATCGTTCCCGTAAGTACAAAAAAAGCAAAGAGATGGTAACGAATAGCCGCTATTCGTTCCCGTAAGTGGAAAAAAAGCAAAGAGCCGGTAACGAATAGCTGTTAATCGTTCCCATAAGCACAAAAAAAGCAAAGAGAAGGTAACGAATAGCAGCTAATCGTTCCCGTAAGTACAAAAAAAGCAAAGAGAAGGTAGCGAATTACCGCTAATCGTTCCCGTAAGTACAAAAAAAGCAAAGAGATGGTAACGAATAGCCGCTATTCGTTCCCGTAAGTGGAAAAAAAGCAAAGAGCCGGTAACGAATAACCGCTAATCGTTCCCGTAAATACAAAAAAAGCAAAGAGAAGGTAACGAATAGCTGCTAATCGTTCCCGTAAGCACAAAAAAAGCAAAGAGAAGGTAACGAATACCCGCTAATCGTTCCCGTAAGTACAAAAAAAGCAAAGATAAGGTAGCGAATTACCGCTAATCGTTCCCGTAAGTACAAAAAAAGCAGAGAGCCGGTAACGAATAACCGCTATTCGTTCCCGTAAGTGGAAAAAAAGCAAAGAGCCGGTAACGATTAGCCGCTAATCGTTCCCATAAGTGGAAAAAAAGCAAAGAGCCGGTAACGAATAACCGCTATTCGTTCCCATAAGTGGAAAAAAAGCAAAGAGAAGGTAACGAATAGGCGCTAATCGTTCCCGTAAGTACAAAAAAAGCAGAGAGATGGTAACGAATAACCGCTATTCGTTCCCGTAAGTGCGAGAAAAGCAAAGAGATGGTAACGAATACCCGCTAATCGTTCCCGTAAGTACAAAAAAAGCAAAGAGCCGGTAACGAATAGCTGCTAATCGTTCCCATAGGCACAAGAAAAGCAAAGAGATGGTAACGAATACCAGCTAATCGTTCCCATAGGCACAAGAAAAGCAAAGAGATGGTAACGAATACCAGCTATTCGTTCCCATAAGCACAAGAAAAGCAAATAGATGGTAACGAATAACCCCTATTCGTTCCCGTAAGCACAAAAAAAGCAGAGAGCCGGTAACGAATACCCGCTAATCGTTCCCATAAGCACAAAAAAAGCAAAGAGAAGGTAACGAATACCCGCTATTCGTTCCCGTAAGTACAAAAAAAGCAAAGAGATGGTAACGAATAACCGCTAATCGTTCCCATAAGCACAAGATAAGCAAAAAGCCGGTAACGAATAGCTGCTAATCGTTCCCATAAGCACAAGAAAAGCAAAGAGATGGTAACGAATACCCGCTAATCGTTCCCGTAAGCACAAGAAAAGCAAAGAGCCGGTAACGAATACCAGCGCAAATCGTTCCCATAAATACAAAAAAAGCAAAACTAATCCGAACCCTAAGTGAACAACCACGGGGGATAACAAATAGATTCTAAAAATGCTCATACTAAGGTCATAACTACGTAACTGTAACACATATCATTACAATCATTTATTAAAACAATAGCCATAGTAACGAGTAATCATATGTTACTATCTCTTTGAGATAGTACTGCTACGGAGTGGAAATAAAAAAATGAAACAATACGCAGGTTATTTAATTGATTTAGATGGTACGATGTACCGGGGAAAGGAACGGATTGAGGAGGCTGTGCATTTTGTAAACATGCTTAAACAAAAAGACGTTCCGTATCTGTTTGTAACTAATAATTCCTCAAGGACACCTGAACAAGTAGCGGCCAAGTTGATATCAATGGAAATTCCGGCAACAACGGAGCAAGTATTTACATCAAGTATGGCAACGGCGAATTTTATAGCAGCAGAAAACAACCATGCTAGTGTATATTTTATTGGTGAAGAAGGGTTGGAATACGCACTAAAGCAGGCGGGGCTCACCGTTGTGGACGAAAATCCAGATTATGTTGTTATGGGCATTGATCGTGAAATTACATACGAAAAACTAGCAAAAGGCTGCCTGTATATAAGGGCAGGAGCAAAATATATTGCGACCAATTCAGATATCGCAATTCCAACAGAGCGTGGTTTTCTGCCAGGAAACGGTGCACTTTCTTCTGTCCTAACCGTTTCGACGGGGGTCCAACCACTGCTGATTGGGAAACCAGAAGCGATCATTATGGAATTAGCATTAAATACTCTTGGAACAACAAAAGAGGAGACCTTAATGATTGGAGATAATTATAATACGGATATTTTAGCGGGGATTCATGCTGGAATAGATACACTTCTTGTGCATACAGGCGTAACGACAAAAGAACATTTAAAAACATACGAAATCCAGCCTACTTATGTCATTAATTCACTAGAAGAATGGCTTGATAAAATATAAAGGAGACTTACTTTACTAAGTCTCCTTTTACTTCTTCACTCAACAACAGGCTGCATGGGCTAAACCGTTATTTCCCATGCCATCGT
Protein-coding regions in this window:
- a CDS encoding helix-turn-helix transcriptional regulator codes for the protein MIVNSSSTRDEILKMLKFQKKMTVTEMAQQLEITEMAVRRHLNTLEKDRYVETILVRQPMGRPLNIYKLTAAGEELFPRNYKSVALDFIDDINEIGGKAVVDQLFNRRKERMKDRYLDRLEDLSFDEKVRELAQIQNENGYMTKLVKDEDGNYQLYGYNCPIHQVANKYSSPCKAELTLFKEVLETENIKQQSCISNGDNCCNYVIKK
- a CDS encoding TIGR01457 family HAD-type hydrolase, whose amino-acid sequence is MKQYAGYLIDLDGTMYRGKERIEEAVHFVNMLKQKDVPYLFVTNNSSRTPEQVAAKLISMEIPATTEQVFTSSMATANFIAAENNHASVYFIGEEGLEYALKQAGLTVVDENPDYVVMGIDREITYEKLAKGCLYIRAGAKYIATNSDIAIPTERGFLPGNGALSSVLTVSTGVQPLLIGKPEAIIMELALNTLGTTKEETLMIGDNYNTDILAGIHAGIDTLLVHTGVTTKEHLKTYEIQPTYVINSLEEWLDKI